tacacattgttacagcatcagtacacgtacacattgttacagcatcagtacacattgttacagcatcagtacacatacacattgttaaagcatcagtacacattgttacagcatcggtacacatacacattgttacagcatcagtacacattgttacagcatcagtacacttacacattgttacagcatcagtacacattgttacagcatcagtacacgtacacattgttacagcatcagtacacgtacacattgttacagcatcagtacacattgttacagcatcagtacacgtacacattgttacagcatcagtacacttacacattgttacagcatcagtacacattgttacagcatccgtacacttacacattgttacagcatcaggacacgtacacattgttacagcatcagtacacgtacacattgttacagcatcagtacacgtacacattgttacagcatcagtacacttacacattgttacagcatcagtacacgtacacgttgttacagcatcagtacacgtacacattgttacagcatcagtacacttacacattgttacagcatcagtacacttacacattgttacagcatcagtacacgtacacgttgttacagcatcagtacacgtacacattgttacagcatctgtacacattgttacagcatcagtacacgtacacattgttacagcatcagtacacttacacattgttacagcatcagtacacattgttacagcatcagtacacttacacattgttacagcatcaggacacattgttacagcatcagtacacattgttacagcatcagtacacattGTTAAAGCATCAGTACacttacacattgttacagcatcagtacacattgttacagcatcagtacacattgttacagcatcagtacacattgttacagcatcagtacacttacacattgttacagcatcaggacacattgttacagcatcagtacacattgttacagcatcagtacacgtacacattgttacagcatcagtacacattgttacagcatcagtacacattgttacagcatcagtacacttacacattgttacagcatcaggacacattgttacagcatcagtacacattgttacagcatcagtacacgtacacattgttacagcatcagtacacttacacattgttacagcatcagtacacattgttacagcatcagtacacgtacacattgttacagcatcagtacacattgttacagcatcagtacacgtacacattgttacagcatcagtacacattgttacagcatcagtacacgtacacattgttacagcatcagtacacattgttacagcatcagtacacgtTCATCGTGTTTTATCAGCACCCCAAGGGTTCAGTTACACTAAGTCAACATTTCTCTGTAAGGGTGAACGTTTTAAAGAGACGTTATTTGACTGGGGTCATCAAATTATCCAATACATTTTGTAGGGTTGTGTTAACTGTTTACATGGCTAGTGTTACTAAGTGGTGTCCTCTGACCTTGACATATGTAGGGCAGTGTTAACTGTTTACATGGCTAGTGTTACTCAGTGGTGCCCTctgagggctcccgagtggcgcaacggtctaaggcactgcatctcagtgcaagaggcatcactacagacactggctcaattcctggctgtatcacaactggctgtgattgggcgtCCCATTGGGtggtacacaattggcccagtgtcgtctgggtttggccagggtaggccgtcattgtaaataaggatttgttctgaactgacttgcctagttaaataaagatatttttttaaatgaccttGACATATGGCCTACATGTGTGATGTCATCGTTTGGAAAATACATAGTCATGTACATATCAGTAATGGTGATAGAAAGCCATTGATGTCTGTTCTTTCCTCAATATATGATCAGTATGTTTGTTCTTCCGTTTCAGGCGGGCCGCATCGACCCCCACCACCCCAAAGTGTGTGGCCACCAAGGCAATGTCCTGGACATCAAATGGAATCCCTTCTTTGAAAACATCATAGCTTCCTGCTCTGAAGATTCCTCtgtaagtgcacacacacacacacacacacacacacacacacacacacacacacacacagtaaactgcTGTTTCTGCTGACTCATTGACTGtgaagctacagttgaagtcggaagttaacgtacaccttagccaaatacatttaaactcagtttttcacaattcctgacatttaatccacgtaaaaattccctgtctgaggtcagttaggattaccactttattttaagaatgtgaaatgtcagaataatagtagagagaatgatttatttcagcttttatttctttcatcacatttccagggGGTCAGgggtttatatacactcaatttgtatttggtagcattgcctttaaattgtttaacttgggtcaaacgtttcaggtagccttccacaagcttcccacaataagttgggggacttttggcccatccctcctgacagagctggtgtaactgagtcagatttgtaggcctccttgctcgcacacgctttttcagttctgcccacacattttctataggattgaggtcagggctttgtgatggccactccaataccttgactttgttgtctttaagccattttgccacaactttgttagtatgcttggggtcattgtccatttggaagaaccatttgtgacaaagctttaactttgcatgtgcatgtgtgtgtgtgtgtgtgtgtgtgtgtgtgtgtgtgtgtgtgtgtgtgtgtgtgtgtgtgtgtgtgtgtgtgtgccaggtacGAGTATGGGAGATCCCAGAGGGAGGGCTGAGGCGGAATATGACAGAGGCCATGATGGAGCTGTATGGACACAGCAGACGTGTGGGCCTCATCGAGTGGCACCCCACCAGCAGTGGAATCCTCTTCAGTGCTGGCTATGACTATAAGGTATTATCACTTATCACTGGCTACAACTGTAAGGTATCATCACAGATCACTGGCTACGACTGCAAGGTATCATTACAGAATACTGGCTACGACTGCAAGGTATCATTACAGATCACTGGTTACTACTGTACGGTATCATTACAGATCACTGGTTACTACTGTAAGGTATCATTACAGATCACTGGCTGCGACTATAAGGTATCATTACAGATCACTGGCTACGACTGCAAGGTATCATTACAGAATACTGGCTACGACTGCAAGGTATCATTACAGATCACTGGCTATTACTGTAAGGTATACACaacagggtcatattcattagtgcacaccataGCACAACGTCACAAAACTATTTGTAACAGTACAAActcaaataaaatgtgtttttattggaGTTCAGGGGAAGTCTTTCCCCATTTTACTCCCTTTTCTTCAAAGATCAGATATGATCTAAGATAAGATCAGAACTGACAGTTGATATGATTCCCTGCCCGTCCCATCCAGATCCTGATCTGGAACCTGGAGATAGGTGAGCCGGTGAAGATGATCGACTGTCACTCTGACGTCATCGTGTGTATGTCCTTCAACACAGACGGCAGCCTGCTGGCCACCAGCTGTAAAGACAAGAAGCTGCGTGTCATCGAGCCACGCTCCGGGAGAGTCTTACAGGTCAGTCTTACAGCGAGCAGAGAAAGTTTCACTGTCCTTTACAGAGTACATATAAATGAGTGAATATAATGCCCCATTGAGGTAGAGTATCTGTGAGATTGTTCcccacatttagagtgaatataatGCCCCATTACAGTAGAGTCTCTGTGTGATTGTTCcccacatttagagtgaatataatGCCCCATTACTGTagagtctctgtgtgtttgtttcccacatttagagtgaatataatgccccattacagtagtctctgtgtgattgttccccacatttagagtgaatataatGCCCCGTTACAGTagagtctctgtgtgtttgttccccacatttagagtgaatataatGCCCCGTTACAGTAGAGTCTCTGTGTGATTGTTCcccacatttagagtgaatataatGCCCCATTACAGTAGTCTATGTGTGATTGTTCcccacatttagagtgaatataatgccccattacagtagtctctgtgtgtttgttcaccacatttagagtgaatataatGCCCCATTACAGTAGAGTCTCTGTGTGATTGTTCcccacatttagagtgaatataatGCCCCGTTACAGTAGAGTCTCTGTGTGATTGTTCCtcacatttagagtgaatataatGCCCAGTTACAGTAGAGTCTCTGTGTGATTGTTCcccacatttagagtgaatataatgccccattacagtagtctctgtgtgattgtttcccacatttagagtgaatataatGCCCCGTTACAGTAGAGTCTCTGTGTGATTGTTCcccacatttagagtgaatataatGCCCCTTTACAGTatagtctctgtgtgtttgttccccacatttagagtgaatataatGCCCCATTACAGTagagtctctgtgtgtttgttccccacatttagagtgaatataatGCCCCGTTACAGTAGAGTCTCTGTGTGATTGTTCcccacatttagagtgaatatacTGCCCCATTACAgtagtctctgtgtgtttgttccccacatttagagtgaatataatGCCCCGTTACAGTAGAGTCTCTGTGTGATTGTTCcccacatttagagtgaatataatGCCCCGTTACAGTAGAGTCTCTGTGTGATTGTTCcccacatttagagtgaatataatGCCCCGTTACAGTAGAGTCTCTGTGTGATTGTTCcccacatttagagtgaatataatgccccattacagtagtctctgtgtgattgttccccacatttagagtgaatataatGCCCCATTACAGTAGAGTCTCTGTGTGATTGTTCcccacatttagagtgaatataatGCCCCATTAGAGTagagtctctgtgtgtttgttcccCACATTTAGAGTGAACATAATGCCCCGTTACAGTAGAGTTTATGTGTGTTTGTTCCCCACCAGCATGCCAGCTGTAAGAACCACAGGGTGAACAGAGTGGTGTTTCTGGGCAACATGAAGAGGCTGCTGACGACAGGTGTGTCCCGGTGGAACACCAGACAGATTGCACTGTGGGATCAGGTGAGGCAGCCGGGGACCCCCTGCTGGGATGTGGGGCTGAATgtttcccctgtgtgtgtgtgtgtgtgtgtgtgtgtgtgtgtgtgtgtgtgtgtgtgtgtgtgtgtgtgtgtgtgtgtgtgtgtgtgtgtgcgtgcgtgcgtgcgtgcgtgcgtgcgtgagtgtgcgtgcgtgcgtgtgagtgtgtatatgtgcaaCTGCACTTGGGTGTATATCCTCAATTAAGGATTGTGTGTGTCCtcaagtgtgtgtgttcatgaacAATGTCtgatccaagtgtgtgtgtgtatgtgtgtgtgtgtgtgtgtgtgtgtgtgcgtgcgtgcgtgcgtgtgtgtgtgtgtgtgcgtgcgtgcgtgtgtgtgtgtgtgtgtgtgttgtcccacAGGAGGACCTGTCTATGCCCATGGTAGAAGAGGAGATAGACGGTCTCTCAGGGCTGCTGTTTCCTTTCTatgatgcagacacacacatgctgtaCCTGGCAGGAAAGGTGAGCACCGCCCCTTACACAACACAATGAACAGTGTGAACATGAGTGTGGACTCATGTAGTGGATCTTTTTTCAAAGACAAATTAGTCATTTGATTGGTTTAGGTAGATGCGAGACGTCATTTGATTGGTTTAGGTAGATGTGAGACGTCATTTGATTGGTTTAGGTAGATGTGAGACGTCATTTGATTGGTTTAAGTAGATGTGAGACGTCATTTGATTGGTTTAGGTAGATGTGAGACGTCATTTGATTGGTTTAAGTAGATGTGAGACCATAGTGTATCCAAACCGTTAACTCGTTAACCAAAAAGATACTTAAATAGTATTTCCCTGATCCAATGCTGGTATTCCCTTTCTGGTATTCCCTTTCTGTTTCGTATAGGAAGACATCTGGGTCAGATAGTAAACAAATACATCCATTCCATTCACAGGGCGATGGCAACATCCGTTACTATGAGATCACCACGGAGAAGCCATACCTGCAGTATCTCATGGAGTTCCGCTCCCCTGCCCCACAGAAAGGCCTTGGTGAGTGACAGACTCACCGGGGGCCGACCCTTACAGACAGAGACCCAGGGTTTGGGTTTGTTTGCTCAGCCACATCTTAGCTTTTATTCAGTAATGTTGCTGCTCTTGTGAAAAATCATGTATAAAAAATCAATGGAAATGTCATCAATGGTTTAAAAGAGTAATGTTAAACAGTAACACCACTGTGGTGATGTCTAAGGTAATGTTATACAGTAATATCACTATGGTGATGTCTAAGGtaatgttatacagtaacatcacTGTGGTGATGTCTAAGGTAATGTTATACAGTAATATCACTATGGGGATGTCTAAGGTAATGTTATACAGTAGCATCACTGTGGTGATGTCTAAGGtaatgttatacagtaacaggactatggtgatgtctaaggtagtgttatacagtaacatcacTATGGTGATGTCTTAGGTAATGTTATACAGTAGCAGGACTATGGGGATGTCTAAGATAATGTTATACAGTAATATCACTATGGTGATGTCTAAGGtaatgttatacagtaacaggactatggtgatgtctaaggtaatgttatacagtaacatcacTATAGTGATGTCTAAGGTAATGTTATTCAGTAGCAGGACTATGGTGATGTTTAAGGTACCTCCATTCCCTCCTCAGGTGTGATGCCTAAGGtaatgttatacagtaacatcacTATGGTGATGTCTAAGGTAATGTTATTCAGTAGCAGGACTATGGTGATGTTTAAGGTACCTCCATTCCCTCCTCAGGTGTGATGCCTAAGGTAATGTTAAGGTAAGGTAATGGTATACAGTAACATCACTATGGTGATGTCTAAGGtaatgttatacagtaacatcacTATAGTGATGTCTAAGGTAATGTTATTCAGTAGCAGGACTATGGTGATATCTAAGATACCTCCATTCCCTCCTCAGGTGTGATGCCTAAGGTAATGTTAAGGTAAGGtaatgttatacagtaacatcacTATGGTGATGTCTAAGGTAATGTTATTCAGTAGCAGGACTATGGTGATGTTTAAGGTACCTCCATTCCCTCCTCAGGTGTGATGCCTAAGGTAATGTTAAGGTAAGGTAATGTTATACAGTAATATCACTATAGTGATGTCTAAGGTAATGTTATTCAGTAGCAGGACAATGGTGATGTCTAAGGtaatgttatacagtaacatcacTATAGTGACATCTAAGGTAATGTTATTCAGTAGCAGGACTATGGTGATATCTAAGGTACCTCCATTCCCTCCTCAGGTGTGATGCCTAAGGtaatgttatacagtaacatcacTATGGTGATGTCTAAGGTAATGTTATTCAGTAGCAGGACTATGGTGATGTTTAAGGTACCTCCATTCCCTCCTCAGGTGTGATGCCTAAGCATGGGCTGGACGTAACGGCCTGCGAGGTGTTTCGCTTCTACAAGCTGGTGACGCTGAAGGGGCTGATCGAGCCCATCTCCATGATAGTACCAAGGAGGGTCAGTGTCAGTGGGGATGCCCTTCTCCCTCTCACTTCATATAGCAGTGTTTCTCGATCCATTCCTGGAAGACCTTAGGGTGTGTGCAAATATTTGTTAcagccctgcactaacacacctcATTCATCTTATCCAGGGCAgttgaatcagattacatgttgAATCAGTGCAGGGTCGGAACAAACATGTGCACCCTTGGGAATAAACAGAGATTTTAAAGTATTGGAACAtgctctcagtctgtctctcctgGTGTTGCAGTCAGAGACGTACCAGGAGGACATCTATCCAATGACGGCAGGGACCGAGCCTGCCCTCTCAGCCAATGACTGGTTGAGTGGTATCAACCGAGGTACAGTGCATGCCACATGTATCTGTAGTCTGAATATTCAGTACACCTTATGATATAGTCCTAGTAGTGGGAGAGGAAATGTTTACATcaatatatagtgtgtgtgtagtgtacatAGCACATTTTCatgaagtttgtgtgtgtgtgtgtgtgtgtgtgtgtgtgtgtgtgtgtgtgtgtgtgtgtgtgtgtgtgtgtgtgtgtgtgtgtgtgtgtgtgtgtgtgcgtgcgtgcgtgtgtgtgtgtgtgtgtgcagacccAGTGTTAATGTCCCTGAAGAAGGGCTATCAGAAGCCCAACCAGCTGGTGTTCAAGGCACCGGTGAAGGAAAAGAAAGGTGTGGTGGTCAACGGCATTGACCTGCTGGAAAACGTGCCACCCAGGACAGAGAATGAGGTGTGTTCATCAGATAACTGTAGATGGAGGTATGGGTGGGTGAATGGATAAATGAAAAGAGAAGGAAGAaggttggttggtgggtggtgaGTGAGTGTATTAAACACTACTTGGAATGGGGTGCAAATGCTCAAATGACTTCCTGAGCACAATTACAGACTATGGTCTATAGCCTGTTATCTTTGTGGACCTGATCCCTCTATTCTGTAGTTCCTGGGGATGTTCTACAGGACGCTATGTGACCCTGACCCCTCTATTCTGTAGTTCCTGGGGATGTTCTACAGGACGCTATGTGACCCCTATTCTGTAGTTCCTGGGGATGTTCTACAGGACGCTATATGACGCTAatccctctgttctgttctgtagctacTGAGGATGTTCTTCAGGCAGCAGGAGGAGCTGAGAAAGCTGAAGGAGGAGCTAAACACCAAGGACGTTAAAATACGCCAGCTGGAGCTGGAACTCAACAACCTGAGGAACGTCAGCCCCGTTGGAAACAATGTCTGACCTCTGATCACCACCATGCCACGTCCAGcgtcctccctccctttcatcgtGTATCATTTGTACTTCCTATTGCAATTGATAATGTAAATACTGATTATAACGTCTGTGTAACAATTTTTGTTATCGATAATGTCATCATATTGACATCACTGTTAAATCCCTCAATTGATAACATAATAACCAACTGGTAATGTAATTTATTGTTAtacgattttttttaaattctgttcGATAGATGTATCCTGATGTCCGGTTTGGTTTCATTATGATTAGATATTACATCATCACTTGCAATACACTCCTCCCCACTATTGCAGAGCACCATCAGTGTATCCCAGGGGTCCTCACACCCCACCTGCCATGTCATGCCATGCCCCTCTGAGTCCACCTGGCAAAGCCTTTGTCATCACCCAGAAATGCCACCCCCAAATCCTCCAACCTCCACCCTGCCATCGCCAGAGACTAACCTGGGGAAAGAGATTGACTTCCCCCTTCTCCACCAATCCTCCCCCATGGTCTACCCACTGCAAACCAACTCACAGCAAAGCTGCAACATCTCAACCTCCCAGTGGAAGAGTCTTCTACTAGTTCCAACTACTGTGGATGATGAGTTTTACAGGAACATGAATGAAGATTAGTTTTACAGGGACATGAATGAAGATGAGTTTTACAGGGACATGAATGAGGATGATGAGTTTTACAGGGACATGAATGAAGATGAGTTTTACAGGGACATGAATGAGGATGATGAGTTTTACAGGGACATGAATGAGGATGATGAGTTTTACAGGGACATGAATGAGGATGATGAGTTTTACAGGGACATGAATGAGGTGTATTTCAAgacagttttttttcttcatctccTAAGAATGTGTTGTCTGTAAAAAGCTGCAGCTCTGGCTCAGCCTGGCACACAGCAACCCAGATGTAGTCTTAATGGGCAGTTTGTCTGTCGCCTCAGTCATTCTCTTTAGGATAAGTTTTGTTGGAAAATGTATTATTGTTACTATTTATTTGTCATATTTGATGTTTCTAGCTAACTCGTTATGCAGAAACATTCATCTCATGTCTTTGGGAGAAATCGTGGTCATGAAAATGATGGCTGACACACTTGTGGTTGAATTATGTTTTCAACCAAATGGTGGCAATTTGTCTGAGACCGTATACTCAAACAGATCCTGTATTCTCTTGTTTGAATCGACACCATACTAAAATCTGGTCAATTGGAATATTAGTCGACATGAAATTAGGTTTTGTACGTAACAGTACATCAAACCTGAAATATTAATACAATATTTGTCTTTATACCTTTCAGCTATGAATATTCTATTTCAGAAAGTGACCAACATTGTTAATCTGTGGTGTTCCACATGACCCATTCCTCTCAAGTTAAGACTCTCTGATATTTCCTGTAGTTCAGGTTACCTATACCTGTAGTTCAGGTTACCTATACCTATAGTTCAGGTTACCTATACCTGTAGTTCAGGTTACCTATACCTGTAGTTCAGGTTACCTATACCTGTAGTTCAGGTTACTATACCTGTAGTTCAGGTTACCTATACCTGTAGTTCAGGTTACCTATACCTGTAGTTCAGGTTACCTATACCTGTAGTTCAGGTTACCTATACCTGTAGTTCAGGTTACTATACCTGTAGTTCAGGTTACCTATACCTGTAGTTCAGGTTACTATACCTGTAGATCAGGTTACCTATACCTGTAGTTCAGGTTACTATACCTGTAGTTCAGGTTACCTATACCTGTAGTTCAGGTTACCTATACCTGTAGTTCAGGTTACTATACCTGTAATTCAGGTTACCTATACCTGTAGTTCAGGTTACCTATACCTGTAGTTCAGGTTACCTATACCTGTAGTTCAGGTTACCTATACCTGTAGTTCAGGTTATTATACCTCTAGAGAGGAATCATTATATGTACCATTGTCATAATATTGTCATAATCAGTAACATACTCTGCAGGGGTTGACTGACTAAATTAATGAAACAGCGATATTACTTACACAAGGTAATTATTTACATCTTTACCCCTAACATATACCTTGTAAAGAcccccccgtccccgtcccccgtCCCCTCAAATGTTATACTGCAATCCTTATCCAATGAAGACACCTAGGAAACAAATGTAGGTAGAGTAGCGTGGTTGCCAGGTGTTTCATTTTGCTTTAGCCAACTCCCCAGGCATTCGTTGTCATGCCATATGGACATGGGAGAAGTTGCCTTAAGCTCTAACAGGTGTGGGTGGCTAGCACCAGGCTATAGGCACAGCACCCGGTGGGCATCTAGACTGGCAACAGTGAAGGTGAACATGGTGGATAAGGTCAGGTCAGCCCGTAGAGAATGACAGAGGTCTCAAGTGGCCTAAAGGAGGGGATTCACAGTGTGTTGCTCTGGTGAACACACAGCAGTATGCAAGGTGAGTGAAAAGCGCTGCAGTATTGTTGGAATGGGAGGATAACAAACCATTTggtggagatgatgatgatggcctGTAGGTGTAGTAAATATTGGTCGATAACCATCTAAATGCCTAGTTGTACTATGTGCTGATGAAACTGTGCAGAATGACAATTCTCTCAGAAAGACAGAACTGTGTACTGGGTCAGTTAGCCTACAGTACATCCTGTTTCAACTCATTGATCTACAAGTCCCAACAACTAATATCAATTTGTCAAGTTAATACAATGAGTGGATAAACCAGATGATTCCCTTTCAGCATGAACTACCTGGGTTCTCCACATGATGTCAGTAGTAGGCTGCAGTACATTAGGAAGCAGGTACAAGGTAGCACAACCATCTGGGATGATCAAAAATGCTGTCAACTATTAGATGACGATGTAAGCAATTCAAAAAAGACCACAAACCACAacttgtataaaaaaaaatatttattgaaGTGAAAGGGAGGAAATCAAAAGTTTGTCTCATGGTAAGGAATTAGCTTTGATGACAGTGGGTTAAACATGTAAGGGGAACATGACTGAGGTAGGTCTATCTGACCATGAACTGCCCTATGGTTTAAGAAAAGAAAATGCAAAAGGTG
This sequence is a window from Oncorhynchus clarkii lewisi isolate Uvic-CL-2024 chromosome 26, UVic_Ocla_1.0, whole genome shotgun sequence. Protein-coding genes within it:
- the LOC139385222 gene encoding coronin-2B isoform X1 — encoded protein: MTVTKMSWRPTYRSSKFRNVYGKVANREHCFDGIPITKNVHDNHFCAVNAKFLAIVTESAGGGSFIVIPVSQAGRIDPHHPKVCGHQGNVLDIKWNPFFENIIASCSEDSSVRVWEIPEGGLRRNMTEAMMELYGHSRRVGLIEWHPTSSGILFSAGYDYKILIWNLEIGEPVKMIDCHSDVIVCMSFNTDGSLLATSCKDKKLRVIEPRSGRVLQHASCKNHRVNRVVFLGNMKRLLTTGVSRWNTRQIALWDQEDLSMPMVEEEIDGLSGLLFPFYDADTHMLYLAGKGDGNIRYYEITTEKPYLQYLMEFRSPAPQKGLGVMPKHGLDVTACEVFRFYKLVTLKGLIEPISMIVPRRSETYQEDIYPMTAGTEPALSANDWLSGINRDPVLMSLKKGYQKPNQLVFKAPVKEKKGVVVNGIDLLENVPPRTENELLRMFFRQQEELRKLKEELNTKDVKIRQLELELNNLRNVSPVGNNV
- the LOC139385222 gene encoding coronin-2B isoform X2, whose amino-acid sequence is MSWRPTYRSSKFRNVYGKVANREHCFDGIPITKNVHDNHFCAVNAKFLAIVTESAGGGSFIVIPVSQAGRIDPHHPKVCGHQGNVLDIKWNPFFENIIASCSEDSSVRVWEIPEGGLRRNMTEAMMELYGHSRRVGLIEWHPTSSGILFSAGYDYKILIWNLEIGEPVKMIDCHSDVIVCMSFNTDGSLLATSCKDKKLRVIEPRSGRVLQHASCKNHRVNRVVFLGNMKRLLTTGVSRWNTRQIALWDQEDLSMPMVEEEIDGLSGLLFPFYDADTHMLYLAGKGDGNIRYYEITTEKPYLQYLMEFRSPAPQKGLGVMPKHGLDVTACEVFRFYKLVTLKGLIEPISMIVPRRSETYQEDIYPMTAGTEPALSANDWLSGINRDPVLMSLKKGYQKPNQLVFKAPVKEKKGVVVNGIDLLENVPPRTENELLRMFFRQQEELRKLKEELNTKDVKIRQLELELNNLRNVSPVGNNV